A stretch of the Campylobacter sp. 19-13652 genome encodes the following:
- a CDS encoding molybdopterin-dependent oxidoreductase, with amino-acid sequence MKRRDFIKFSAIAAASAQANRIDGALETIFDSKKTLTANRFGAFWANTNSAQIVSVEPFNGDKFPSTMNNSLPDRIQNESRVLYPYVRKSYLAKNAPNKPELRGKEEFVRVSWDTALDLAAKALKENFDKYGAEAVYGECYWWGGGGKVSWGRTVAHRMLKILGGYVEETDDYSTGAGIAIMPYVFGSTTVYDAPTRWEAIIRDCKNIVFWGTDPVVTNQIATGVPTHDNYEYFTRIKELKEAGKISITSIDTYRNNTARYVDSEYIPVRPNTDTAMMIGMCHYLYESGLYDKEFIKKYTVGFNKFKDYLLGKDDGVVKDLAWASAICNVSQSELKALCERLAKDNSIIIAGRALQRQDHGEQAFWMIATLSAMLGHIGKSGGGFEFSLGYNGGSAKTMIAPSLKGISAVPSESYTTPESPWVKGQNYTIPTSRFIEALENPGKEIDFKGRKIRLPRIRVAYNASGSIFTRHQDVNRAVKAWQKLDTVITAEPFWTSTAKLSDIVLPVAIEGERTDIAASNATNEYIFAIKPVISPMGESRSDFEICRGICERWGMGEVFSEGKSELEWVREIYADATSQAKALGYANVPSFDEFWQAGYARFDREDESKRYYTRLAAYRQNPHKNRLGTPSGKIEIYSPAIAKMGYADCLGHPAWFEPFEWLGDKNLIKKYPLAVSSPHSRFRLHSQLNNSLIRGYAEIGGREPVIISPKAASERGIKTGDVVRVFNDRGEILCGALVSEVAQDDVIIICEGAWYDPDEWGKKSLCQHGNVNVLTRDKGSSSLGQSNCAHTLLVQVEKFKGVLREIRAFSKPKIVGG; translated from the coding sequence ATGAAAAGGCGTGATTTTATCAAATTTTCAGCCATAGCGGCGGCTTCGGCTCAGGCAAACCGCATTGACGGAGCGCTTGAGACTATTTTTGATAGCAAAAAGACTCTAACGGCAAACCGTTTTGGGGCATTTTGGGCAAACACAAACAGCGCTCAAATCGTAAGCGTAGAGCCGTTTAATGGGGATAAATTCCCAAGCACGATGAATAACTCCCTGCCAGATCGCATACAAAACGAAAGCCGAGTGCTCTACCCCTATGTACGCAAAAGCTACCTAGCCAAAAATGCCCCAAACAAGCCAGAGCTTCGTGGCAAGGAGGAGTTTGTGCGGGTTAGCTGGGACACGGCGCTTGATCTAGCAGCAAAGGCACTAAAGGAAAACTTCGATAAATACGGAGCTGAGGCGGTATATGGAGAGTGCTACTGGTGGGGCGGCGGTGGCAAGGTCAGCTGGGGACGCACCGTGGCTCACAGGATGCTAAAAATACTAGGCGGCTATGTGGAGGAGACTGATGATTACTCCACTGGGGCTGGCATTGCCATTATGCCCTACGTCTTTGGTAGTACGACCGTGTATGACGCACCCACACGCTGGGAGGCGATTATTAGGGATTGTAAAAACATAGTCTTTTGGGGGACAGATCCAGTAGTAACAAACCAGATCGCCACAGGCGTACCAACGCACGATAATTATGAGTATTTTACCCGCATAAAAGAGCTAAAAGAGGCTGGTAAAATCAGCATAACAAGCATAGACACCTACCGCAACAACACCGCTCGCTACGTAGATAGTGAGTATATCCCAGTCCGCCCAAACACCGACACTGCTATGATGATAGGAATGTGCCACTACCTATATGAAAGCGGGCTATATGATAAGGAATTTATCAAAAAATACACCGTCGGCTTTAATAAATTTAAAGACTACCTGCTCGGCAAAGATGACGGCGTGGTGAAAGATTTGGCCTGGGCTAGTGCGATATGCAATGTAAGCCAAAGCGAGCTAAAAGCCCTGTGCGAACGCCTAGCAAAGGATAACTCAATCATCATCGCAGGACGCGCCTTGCAGCGACAAGACCACGGCGAGCAGGCGTTTTGGATGATAGCTACGCTTAGTGCCATGCTAGGACATATCGGCAAAAGCGGAGGGGGATTTGAGTTTAGCCTAGGTTACAATGGCGGCAGCGCAAAGACTATGATAGCCCCTAGCCTAAAGGGCATCTCAGCCGTGCCAAGCGAGAGCTACACTACGCCAGAAAGCCCATGGGTAAAGGGTCAAAACTACACTATCCCAACCAGCCGCTTTATCGAAGCCCTCGAAAATCCAGGCAAGGAGATAGACTTTAAGGGGCGCAAAATCCGCCTGCCGCGCATCAGAGTGGCGTATAACGCAAGTGGGTCAATTTTTACTCGTCATCAAGACGTCAATCGTGCCGTAAAAGCGTGGCAAAAACTTGACACCGTAATCACCGCTGAGCCGTTTTGGACTAGCACGGCTAAGCTTAGCGACATAGTCCTGCCAGTGGCGATTGAGGGCGAACGCACCGACATAGCCGCTAGCAACGCCACAAATGAGTATATCTTTGCCATTAAGCCTGTCATCTCACCTATGGGCGAGAGTAGGAGCGATTTTGAAATTTGTCGAGGTATCTGCGAACGCTGGGGCATGGGCGAAGTGTTTAGCGAGGGCAAAAGCGAGCTAGAGTGGGTTAGGGAAATCTACGCAGACGCTACGTCTCAGGCAAAGGCTCTAGGCTATGCTAATGTGCCTAGCTTTGATGAGTTTTGGCAGGCTGGATACGCTAGGTTTGATCGTGAAGATGAGAGCAAAAGATACTACACGCGCCTTGCTGCTTACAGGCAAAATCCGCACAAAAACCGCCTAGGCACACCATCTGGTAAGATAGAAATCTACTCTCCAGCCATCGCCAAAATGGGCTATGCTGACTGCCTAGGACACCCTGCGTGGTTTGAGCCATTTGAGTGGCTGGGCGATAAAAATTTAATAAAAAAATACCCATTAGCCGTATCAAGCCCACACTCAAGATTTCGCCTTCATAGCCAGCTAAATAACTCGCTTATTAGGGGATATGCTGAGATTGGTGGACGTGAGCCAGTCATCATAAGCCCAAAAGCGGCAAGCGAGCGCGGCATAAAAACGGGCGATGTGGTGCGAGTTTTTAATGACCGCGGAGAGATACTTTGCGGTGCACTTGTGAGCGAAGTGGCTCAAGATGACGTGATAATCATCTGCGAAGGGGCGTGGTATGACCCTGATGAGTGGGGCAAAAAGAGCCTTTGCCAGCACGGCAATGTCAATGTCCTAACTCGTGATAAAGGTAGCTCCAGCCTAGGGCAGAGCAACTGCGCTCACACCCTGCTTGTTCAAGTGGAGAAATTTAAAGGCGTGCTAAGAGAGATTAGGGCGTTTAGTAAACCAAAAATAGTAGGCGGATAG